One Leptidea sinapis chromosome 32, ilLepSina1.1, whole genome shotgun sequence genomic region harbors:
- the LOC126974579 gene encoding pro-resilin-like yields the protein MKMGHLNVMLAGVVLAAALVTARPPKHYKREAPISSSYLPPSSGGFGKPSSSYGPPRPSNSYGPPSKPSSSYGVPKPSYGVPSSSYGAPSRPSTSYGAPKPSSSYGAPAGPPATSYGVPTGPSSLYGAPKPSSTYGAPSGSSSFSVPSSSYGAPSHSSPSSSYGAPAPSSSYGAPTDSYGAPAPSYGAPSASGSFGSGHGSFGSSGGSFGSSSHGIGSFGAGHGSSGFGSSGFGSSGFGGGLSSSYGAPAPPSNSYGTPSSSYGTPSSSYGAPSSSYGAPSSGGHGSGGFSSGGFSSGGHSSGGHGSGGFSSGGHSSGGHGSGGFSSGGHSSGGYSSGGHGSGGHSSGGHGSGGYSSGGHGSGGYSSGGHGSGSFSSGGHGSGSFSSGGHGSGGYSSGGHSSGGHSSGGYSSGGHGSGHSSAGIPATISQGYDSNGGYVY from the exons ATGAAGATGGGACACCTCAACGTGATG TTGGCTGGTGTTGTATTGGCTGCAGCGTTGGTGACGGCGAGACCACCCAAACATTACAAACGGGAAG CGCCAATCAGCTCATCATACCTGCCACCGTCTAGCGGTGGATTCGGCAAACCATCATCTTCATACGGCCCTCCACGGCCGTCAAATAGCTACGGCCCTCCATCAAAACCATCCTCCAGCTATGGAGTCCCCAAGCCCTCATACGGTGTACCATCAAGCTCATACGGTGCGCCATCACGTCCCTCGACCAGCTACGGAGCACCCAAGCCATCGAGTAGCTACGGAGCGCCAGCCGGGCCGCCAGCCACCAGCTATGGTGTCCCAACGGGACCATCATCACTGTACGGTGCCCCGAAACCCTCCAGCACCTACGGCGCTCCCTCAGGATCATCTTCATTTAGTGTTCCATCTAGCTCATATGGAGCCCCATCACACAGTAGCCCTTCAAGCTCATATGGGGCTCCTGCTCCTTCTTCTTCGTACGGAGCACCCACGGATTCTTACGGAGCACCAGCTCCATCTTACGGTGCCCCGTCTGCTAGTGGCAGCTTCGGCTCTGGACACGGTAGCTTCGGTTCAAGCGGAGGAAGCTTCGGCAGTTCTAGCCACGGAATTGGTAGCTTTGGCGCGGGTCATGGCAGCTCTGGGTTCGGAAGCAGTGGATTTGGATCAAGTGGGTTCGGAGGGGGTTTGTCGTCAAGCTACGGTGCCCCAGCTCCACCTTCAAACAGTTACGGCACTCCGTCCAGTTCTTATGGAACTCCATCTAGCTCATATGGAGCTCCATCAAGCAGCTACGGTGCACCTAGTTCAGGAGGCCATGGATCTGGTGGCTTTAGTTCTGGAGGGTTCTCATCTGGTGGCCACAGCTCCGGAGGACACGGCTCCGGCGGTTTTTCATCTGGTGGACACAGTTCCGGAGGACACGGCTCCGGCGGTTTTTCATCTGGTGGACACAGTTCCGGCGGCTATTCCTCTGGAGGACATGGTTCAGGTGGCCATTCTTCTGGAGGTCATGGTTCTGGAGGCTATTCCTCAGGCGGACATGGTTCTGGAGGCTACTCCTCTGGCGGACATGGTTCCGGAAGCTTCTCATCTGGCGGACATGGTTCCGGAAGCTTCTCCTCCGGCGGACACGGTTCGGGAGGATATTCGTCAGGCGGTCACAGCTCAGGAGGACACAGTTCTGGCGGCTACTCATCCGGTGGACACGGTTCTGGTCACAGCTCTGCTGGTATACCGGCAACGATAAGCCAGGGCTACGACTCAAATGGCGGCTATGTGTACTAA